ACCCCAcctgcgtttttctcagcACCAGTTGCCTCGCTGTCACTCATTCCTGAATTCCTCAAAACGTCGGAAGAAGGCGATGGTCCTCTTGACGTCCGCCTTGCGGGGGACTGCACCTGAAGAACGCCTTGGAGCGTTTTATCCGTGATCTTCTCAGCTTCTAGTGCCGCGAGCACGTACagctttttctttctctccggctTGTATTGCGGAGACTGTATCCCAGGTTGATGAGCATAGCCTTCGCCGAGAGCAGCGAGTTGCATGAGGATTTTAGCTGCCTCCAATGGCTTCCCAGCCCGTTGGTAGAGTTGCACTGCCTGCATGTGCTTGTTCTGTTCCAGCAAGTGTCCAGCGCATTTTGTGAGAAGGGGTTCGATTTGGTGGAAACGGCCTTGCTCGGCAAGTGTAACGGCAGTGTCCCACTCATTCAAGCGGATGCAGCAGTCGATTGCTGCTTGCGTATCCCCCGCTTTCATGAAGGCTCGCACGGCCGCAGGACACAGACCGACGGAGGCGAATTTTTCGCCAATCTCGAGAAGCAACTCTCGATCTGTCTCCGGCAGGAGATCTCCAACCAGATTTTCCAGTTCGTCAAACTGCTCTGTGTTGTAGTAGGCCTGTGCGAGGGCGCGGTGATCACGGATAGACCGGTACGCTTCAATGGCTTCTCGCCACTGGCCCTGTTCTCggcagctgtctccgagcgccttcgtcgccctcTGCAGCACCGAAGTGCACACGAAGTCCGAGTCAGGTGGCGCGCGTCCCAACTCAATAACGCGGCGCCAGTCGCCGACCGCTGACCGCAAAGAGAGGGCGAGGTCACGGCGATTCGTCGCGAGGTACAGAGATTCTGCCCGATCAAAGTCCCCAAAGTATGCACGAACCTCCGCCTCCCGTTGTTCCTCGTTCAGCGCACGAATTCGCTTTATGAACTGCAAACCCCAGTAGTCCTGGCAGCTagaaaaagacaacgaaTCACGCCAAGAGCGCGGAATGAACTCGGGGCCGCCGGCAGAACCAAACGCGCAGCGATTAGCCGAAACAGCTGGACAGTGTTCGTACACGAGTGCCGCAGTTGACAGGCCATCCATGGACAAAGGTCCAACAAAGGTTTCAACCACAGTGACCAGGACGGCTGCTGAAACCAGTGTGTGATGTTGAGTTGTTCTGATCCGAAATCGAGGATCTAAGGAGACGATGACGGAGCTGGAGTCACACCCCACAGGGATTCTCATCTCCGGCTCCTGGAAGTATCTTCTCGGGTGGATTCACAGCGTGATGTATCGGTCGCATGTGTACCacgggagacagacacaccgGTGTACGTGCAGCCTCTGAAAGACTAACTTGACGAATGCCTTCTCGGCGATTTCGAGTTTCATCTGTTCAAGAGCGTTTTGAGCGATGAGCTTCCAAAGAGAGGGATGAGATGCGTTTTCGGCGTAAGTGATCGCGTCGTCGAGTTCGCGTGCCTTCTCGAGGATGTCGCGTGTGTCGCGTAATCTCTTGGTTTCGTACTGGAGCCTGTGAAGTCGTGCGTTCGGCTCTGCGGATGTCTTCTGGAGCTCATCCAAATCAAAGAGCTCGAGCCGCAACTGGTGCAGATCACCAAGGAAGGATGCGGAGCGCCTCAGGGGTTCCTCTAGCGTTGTCCCTCTGACAAGATAAATGGTGCTCTTCTCCATCATAGCGAAGTGATCCGCCTCATCGCGGGACCACAAAACATCACACACATCTTGTCTCGTGAAGTTTAAAGGGGCTCCAAACGAACTCCTTTCTGCGTTGCGGTGACCTGCATAAAGAACGGGCAGATGAGCAGCCGCACCGTCTGAAACCTGCAGCCTAGGGATTTTTCGAAGGGTCTCATCGACGAGGACATTGACTGTCGAAAGCCCTTGTGGCTTGTCCTGGTTGCTAACGACCGTAGGTGAAAACAACAATAAGGCCACaggcctctttctcctcggaGTGGCACGCGTACGTCCGGCACCGGCGCAGAACCCTCGCTTATAGCATTTCATGTGATTTCCGTATTTCGGTATTCGATGATATTGGAGCTATTCCGGCTTGATAATAGTGGCGTCGGTTCTCAGGGTACTTACTGACCGGCGTAACGGGTTCCTCGAGCTCCAATTGCCGGGCTAGCCGGTAAGCGGAACACTAGCGAAGGGAACATAGAAAAGTGAAACTCTATTCTGATTCGGACGAAGTGATTATCCAGGTGGTACAGGGTTCTGTTGCATGTCTTACCTGATTCCGtcgtctctgttgtctcttcttttgacAAATGGGGGGAAGACACACTCGCGTTCCGCAATCCGAAATTGTTGAAGATATCTACGATGGCCAAGCGTGTCGCATCGCAGTTCAAGTAAATTGACAGAGGAAGTGTTTCTGTATTACAGGTGGCTTCCAGTTGCGCGAATGGCAATGAATATCGGCGAAGTTCCCCATTTCTCCTGGCCACGACAAAGCAGCCGTTGATGGCGGCGAGAGCAACAATTGGATTTCCAGCGGGATTATCCCCTCTTCCCCACCGTGACTGCCTTCCTACGCAATTTCGTATCGCTGTGGCGTGTTTGGTatcttctgtcgcttcctgaCTAAGGACTGTCTCGACTTCAACAATTGTTTCTCTCCGACCTAAGCAACGTGatccttcgctttcctcgagGATGGCCATTATGGAGCAAGACGCCGCGGCGCTTCCTATGTTGCTGGTCGTTCCAATCTGGGGTTTCGAACTATCTACGCTCACTTTGTGCGGCGCCCCATCAGCCCTGTCTGCTCTACTTGCTGCGAATTTCCAAAGAAACACCCGACGAGAATCCGCAACAAGAACGTGGTCATCAGTTACGGCTGCAAACTCCGGCTCGACTTCAGTGTACGTTGTTTTCATTGGCTCGGCAATGCTATTGTAGAGGCTAATCGCGTACTGCTTTCCCACGTCGTTTTTTGGAGGGTCTGCCGCCGAATTTCCTCCCGGCCGAGAATTCGCCACAGCTTCAGTCGTCCCGTCTTCCTCGTGTGCATCGGTTATAACAACACAGCACTGCGTGGAACCAAGCAGATGCCGAACAGGTGCCCGCAGGGACCTAAGATGTTTGCTATTGGTGTCAACGTTCCAGAACCAAAGTGATAGCGCCTGTTGACGTGACAGCATCCCAGTTTGTGTGTAAATTAGTGTCTGAGCGAAATACGCTGCCGGTGTTTTCATGCGGAATGTTGCGAAGAGAACAGCGCCCTTTGAGGCAACAGCCAAACGTTCTCCATGCGCATCCCAGCTAAAGGCCGACCCCGCTTCATGTTTGGGTACGACAAGTGTGTAAAGGTGCCTTTTCTGCTCGACGCTGTAGAACCGAATCATACAACTGTGAGGTGTTGTGGGTTGAGAAAGTCTGCAGTCACGTGCGTCGGGATGGAGGAGTCTGGATTCTCCGAAAACCGCTAAAATAGGATGCGTAGGGTGCCACTGGATAGACAGGCAGCGGTGTAGACAGGCATCGAACGTTAGGGGGCTTTCGTCGGCATCGCTGCGGAAAAGCTGAACAAGTCCGTTTTCGTACGCAATTGCCAGCGTCGGAGCCTCAGCTTCGCCACTGTTCTGTTGACTCGTGACTCTTCGCCAGTGGATACCTACGCATAGGACCGTTAATTGGCACACAGATGAGTCGAGGAAAGCCGAATTAACAATGTGGTGAGTGACATAGGCTGAATGCCACCGGAGCAAATCTAATCGAGAACCGTTGGTGTCTCACCTGCAACGGGCAGAAGAGgttctgctctgtcttcggGGTTGTCGGCGAGTTGTGTGCGAAGTCTATGGCTGTATAAACCTTCGTTGTCGTAGAAAACAATTTCGCCTGTCATGGAGCAAAGAAGTATTTTCCGGCCGTCCGGCGACCATGCTGCCCGAGTCATGGCGCGCTTCAGGTCTTTACTCCACAAGCGCTTGCCGTCGGCTGTGCCGAGAACCAGATTTCCATCCGCGGCAAGAATGCAGATTTTCTTCCCATCCGGTGCCCACGCGACATGCACGACTTTCTTCGAGGTATCGATGTTTGTCAACTCGTTCACCCACTGGCTGCCTTCCGCTTTCCAGATCGCAACACACCCAGCCTGGTCCGCGGACGTCAAgctgttctctttttcgttccATGCCACAAGGTGAACATCCGCCTGAGCAAAAAGCCCACCACACGAAGACCAAGCTATACAGAAATACTGAATTGTcaaggaagaacgaagcCAGAGTGGAACAGGTGACCATCAAAGGACATTTGTGCGACCTCGAAGTAACCTGCGTCAGATGTACTTTCCGAGCTGCTTGGAAAGAGGTTTTCACGTTGACGACAACCTAACGCGTACTGTCTGTCTGCTCGTGAAGCTGGACGAGATGCACGGAGCATTCAAAAAAGTTACCGAGGGTGACCTGCTGCCTCTGAAAACTCAGTGCTCGTCGTCTCACAGCATGCTTCGCCTCTGAATCTTTCCCAGAAGAAAGCGTCTGAATATGATTTATTGTACTTTCAATCCGTGAGCGGCTACCGCCTCCATCTTCGGCCTTCGGTGCATCCTTCGGTACGGATTCCGCAATGTGAGCGGCGTCGAGTACTTTGAGCATGCCATCCCGGAACCCGAGTGCCAGATATCCCGAGTAGTTTTGCCAGGATAAACTGACAATCTCCGCGCCTGCTGCAGGCGTCACCTTCTTTACAAAAAATGCGAGCATTTTGGGCACTTCTGACAATGCATCTGACTCAACGGCTTCCTCCTTTGTCCGCGTGCGGTCGAGGAAGTTGCAGAAGCAATCGCCGGTCTCCCTTCAGAGCTTGTATACTTGCATCTGCGTTGCAGGAAACTGACTGAATAGATTAGATAGAGTTCTCTGTTAATGTCCACGATCATTTGGAAGTCGGGTTCAAAATTGGCATTGCTGTGTAAAACCAGCCCCCCAAAAAGAGGTGCAGACCCTTTGAGAGGCTACTTGCAAACAAGAAGACCACAATGAAAGGCGCTCGTCAGCCAGTTTGCATACGTCACACGACCAGCAGAACTGAAGTAGAACCAGTGACATTTGCTGTTCCCCTGCACTACTCGTTTAGAGTTTACAAGGTGACTTGAACGACGAGCGTGCACGAAACGACGTTCCGGTGGCGACCGCTGTGACAGAAAACCTGGATTACGTTGTTCACGATCACCTGATCTCCTGCGTCGTAGACAGACCGTTGGAGGATGAACTGGTTCGGCACttcctgcgtctttctcgtgTGCACCAGTCGCATCCGACTGCAGAAGCAGTTCGTTTCTGGACAGCGAACTAGACATTTATCATCCAGGATCTGTCAAAAACACGTACGGCTTTCTTCGGAAGTACTGGTCCGTAGGGATGGAATGGAAAGAGACGTGAGGCGTAACTGTGGACTTAAGAGAGCATGCACTGGCGAGACGCTGGGGAGTCCCCTCGGGGGTCTTCACAAAAGTCGCAGCTTGCCGTGCCATCTTGTTCAACGTTCAAACAAGTTAAATTAATGAGCTTTCTGTGTGCTTCCCTGTTCCGCAGGAAACGTAACGGGCAAGTCTCCTCTGAGGGGGTAAAAGAGGTtttccattttcttctcACCATGTCCATAACTCCATGGCTGTAGAACCAATGAAATAAAGGAACAACGCACATGTGGGGCTGCTCATAGTGCATGCTGCAGAATGATAATTGAGACACAGCGTGTGTAGCTAGATAACGAAACAGTGGCTGTACTTTGAACGCAGCAAGGCAGGTAAATCGCTTGTGAGTCAACCCCCCTCCCGTCGTTGTTTGTGGAGTCCTGATCGAGGTGGACAAACCGGACAGGTCGTGTGACAGCGGGTATCGCTACCCAAAAGTGAATTCTGAAATACAGACACGACACAGGCATGTGTTTCGCTACCTCAAAGCAGCATGcgtccctttctccttttttttcaaAGAAACAACAGTGGTAGGCCCCGAACCGCAACTGTTCTTCACAGCTGCAGCTCATTGCCGCTGTGGTGGTTTGTCGGTGTCCTCTCTGATTTTCGGTTTCTTGTGCAACAAAGCGTCGCTCGACTCTTTCGCTTTACACATCGCAACTTAGAATCGAGGTGCCTGCCTCCCCTCCATCTTCGGTAGTACACGGTGACATCGAATCCGTTCGGCACTGCTGTGGGGGAATGCATAGCAAAACAAATAGAACCGGCTGAGCCAAATGCAAGAGATACACTATAGGACCTGACATTAGTCGCTATCCTCGCCTGGTAATCTATGCTAAGGCTTGAACAGCAACTGCACCAGAAAACTCTTTTCCCTGTGCCAATTTCAGGACAACCTCGATTCATACGACGCGCGAAACTGACACGCCTCAGCCGTCTAGAATGCCCGATCGTTCACGTCCACGCTTCGTTGATGGCTGATGGCAGCTATAGCATTTCCAAAAGCACGCAAGGCGATTGAGCTGCACAGTCATCTGGGCACGGGTAGCTGAAAGCTCCCAGCGATGGTAGAGGCTCCGTCACATTCACACGAGTAAACATTGCGACAGCGTTAATGAAACATCGCATGAAACTGACTTTTGGACAGGTCTTCCAGGTTTTCTGGAGATGAAATTGGGTCCCAGAAACCCATCGGGGACATGACGCTCTCTGAGCCCTTAGAAAGTAACCTCACAATGTTGCGTACATGTTAGGGCGCCTCAGGGGGTTTGCTTGTGCCCATAGTTCACAAGGTAATTGGGTCACCGTTCAGCGTTGAGCCAGACGTAGACGTTCACCCAAAGGATTCTTCCCATATCAACTGCTTCAGGGCGACAACAAGAAAGATAATGTTAAGTCCGTGTCTGAAGAATTGTGCTCAGTGTTGCTACGTTCGTGCTCGTTTCCGCCGATTTTCAAAACCATGGCATCGTATGGTGGACGCGTTCCGGACCTGTCGCCTACGTCAGGGACAGAGGTGCCATTTTACGGAACTCGTTGTCATAAGTACCACGAAGCACAGAAACAGCAGCGTGAGGTTGTACTCACAGAGGGAGACATGGAGAAAATCAAGGAACTATTGCTCGGCAACAAAACCGACCCTGCGCGAGCAGCGGATGCAGAGATGCGCCGGCAAGACCATTTGCAGTCAATCAAGAAAGTTGAAGGCTGGACAAACACGTTGCAGTCGAACTTGGCGAAACGCGTGGAGCAGAGGGCAAAGCGCCTAGCTGACGAAGAGGCTGCGCGCGTGGCCattgacgaagaagaggcagttctgaaacagaagagacgcatgGAACTACTAAAGCGTGCTGATGACACGCTTGCGGCGAATAACGAAAAGTACAGAGCGCTTAAAACGGGACTGATGCAGGGCGATTGGCTTAGGTGTctcgaagaacagaaaaagtggaaggagCGACTGGCTAACGTAGAAGCCATGCGTGCCGCACACTACAACAAAGTTCTCGCACGCACCgaacaagaaaaagcagacagagaagcccGAGACCGCGCAGAAAAGCAAACAAAGATGAAGGAGCTGCAAGCAGGAAGGCAGCTGCAATACGAGGAAGCTCAAGAAAAGCGTATCCGCGAAAAACACGAGCGCgaggaaacagggaaaagaaTTCGCGACGAAACCCGGCGCGCCTTAGAGGCCATGGAGGCACAAGAAGAGCAAAAACGGATACGTGTATGATTGTTGGTTCCTCATTGTCTCTTTGATTCGTCCGTAGTCAGTGTTTAGAATGTTTAAAATCTCCGCAAGTGGCATCGAATGACCAGAAACAAGCACAGATTGTGGCCGTATTCACTGACCCTTACTCTGTTTTTGTCCAAGGTGTAGCCAGAgtgacagaagcagaagcgatACAGAAGGGGTCTTTGTCGAATGAAGCTTGATGTGACTCTTATTCATAGTTTTCAGTGATCCCCACGAAACACAGCCAACATTCAGTgagaacagcagagacagcttCGTGGTCCTCAACCGACGATGACAGAGGCTCACCATGTGCTCATGCAGATACGCTTGTGCGACTACCTAGCGAAGGAAGCTCAAAATGTTTTTTTTCACGACCCTTCTTGTGTCCGTTGTCGTCCGAGAAAGTCTGTGATTACACTTTCCCTCACCTTCTCTGCTCACGCGTGGAACAGGTtcgggaggagaagcaggcgatGAAGCGGCAACTGGATGAAGAAGTTCGTCTCAACAAACTAAGACGGGAGAATGAGCGCCTTGAAGAGAAGGCTGCACTTGATGAGTCAACGGCGTacgaaaaacgcgaagcGATCgtaaaagagagagaagcataTCTCCGTCAAGAGGACGCaagagcgcgagaaagacgcatTCAGGATCTGGCTTGGCGCCTCGAAAAATTGAAAGTGAGCAAATGTGTAGGGCTTTAAATGCCTCGCATCTaggaaaaaggaagcggGCCACAGGAAGTGCAGATTCCTCGCTGAGGTCACATGCGTCATAAAGCTGCGAAACGAGACAGGTGTACAGATCTGAGTTTCTTTGTGAATtcatgtacacacacatctGCCTGCATAGGTCGCGTCGAGAAACCTCGCCTGCGGACTCCGACGCGCCGGCATACTTCAGGCCGCGTGAATGCTAACTCCAGCAGATTCGCTGTTGCTTTGGCATGTGAAATTCTGCTATGTTTGCCAGCTCTACTGGGCTATGACGAGCCGCAGACTCCGAAACCTTTTATGGTGGCTAGCGGTTTTCACAGGGACTTCAGAAGTTTCTGATGAACCGCTGTTGCGCCTCCCCTTCTTTGTTGCCACAAAACCAGCGTTTTTACAAATGGGAAAGCGAACACACCAGTAAATTGCGATTTGTCATTCTTTGATTGTTCTGGTttaggaagaagaggcgcagcGTCTGGCTCGCGACGTAGAAAGGCAGCAAGAAAAAGATGCAGCtagagaaggcgaggagaaaaggaagcgt
This genomic interval from Toxoplasma gondii ME49 chromosome VIIb, whole genome shotgun sequence contains the following:
- a CDS encoding WD repeat domain 35 family protein (encoded by transcript TGME49_256865), with amino-acid sequence MLAFFVKKVTPAAGAEIVSLSWQNYSGYLALGFRDGMLKVLDAAHIAESVPKDAPKAEDGGGSRSRIESTINHIQTLSSGKDSEAKHAADVHLVAWNEKENSLTSADQAGCVAIWKAEGSQWVNELTNIDTSKKVVHVAWAPDGKKICILAADGNLVLGTADGKRLWSKDLKRAMTRAAWSPDGRKILLCSMTGEIVFYDNEGLYSHRLRTQLADNPEDRAEPLLPVAGIHWRRVTSQQNSGEAEAPTLAIAYENGLVQLFRSDADESPLTFDACLHRCLSIQWHPTHPILAVFGESRLLHPDARDCRLSQPTTPHSCMIRFYSVEQKRHLYTLVVPKHEAGSAFSWDAHGERLAVASKGAVLFATFRMKTPAAYFAQTLIYTQTGMLSRQQALSLWFWNVDTNSKHLRSLRAPVRHLLGSTQCCVVITDAHEEDGTTEAVANSRPGGNSAADPPKNDVGKQYAISLYNSIAEPMKTTYTEVEPEFAAVTDDHVLVADSRRVFLWKFAASRADRADGAPHKVSVDSSKPQIGTTSNIGSAAASCSIMAILEESEGSRCLGRRETIVEVETVLSQEATEDTKHATAIRNCVGRQSRWGRGDNPAGNPIVALAAINGCFVVARRNGELRRYSLPFAQLEATCNTETLPLSIYLNCDATRLAIVDIFNNFGLRNASVSSPHLSKEETTETTESGHRNAERSSFGAPLNFTRQDVCDVLWSRDEADHFAMMEKSTIYLVRGTTLEEPLRRSASFLGDLHQLRLELFDLDELQKTSAEPNARLHRLQYETKRLRDTRDILEKARELDDAITYAENASHPSLWKLIAQNALEQMKLEIAEKAFVNCQDYWGLQFIKRIRALNEEQREAEVRAYFGDFDRAESLYLATNRRDLALSLRSAVGDWRRVIELGRAPPDSDFVCTSVLQRATKALGDSCREQGQWREAIEAYRSIRDHRALAQAYYNTEQFDELENLVGDLLPETDRELLLEIGEKFASVGLCPAAVRAFMKAGDTQAAIDCCIRLNEWDTAVTLAEQGRFHQIEPLLTKCAGHLLEQNKHMQAVQLYQRAGKPLEAAKILMQLAALGEGYAHQPGIQSPQYKPERKKKLYVLAALEAEKITDKTLQGVLQVQSPARRTSRGPSPSSDVLRNSGMSDSEATGAEKNAGGVEKDKRFCDARLVVETGTSAPTSELQSQTYACHMTQVHKQLINGAYDAAVCTAVQLTEHSDFIDGLTAFSVLALASFYARNWELCSKAFMFLENSGDVPTEQREAFAELAVEIFSRHPPAHENENPPLCTLVVPYTRLIQQLVELLTTLVEQRHSVSRLSKNCYHAAHVVTECLL
- a CDS encoding hypothetical protein (encoded by transcript TGME49_256850) → MASYGGRVPDLSPTSGTEVPFYGTRCHKYHEAQKQQREVVLTEGDMEKIKELLLGNKTDPARAADAEMRRQDHLQSIKKVEGWTNTLQSNLAKRVEQRAKRLADEEAARVAIDEEEAVLKQKRRMELLKRADDTLAANNEKYRALKTGLMQGDWLRCLEEQKKWKERLANVEAMRAAHYNKVLARTEQEKADREARDRAEKQTKMKELQAGRQLQYEEAQEKRIREKHEREETGKRIRDETRRALEAMEAQEEQKRIRVREEKQAMKRQLDEEVRLNKLRRENERLEEKAALDESTAYEKREAIVKEREAYLRQEDARARERRIQDLAWRLEKLKEEEAQRLARDVERQQEKDAAREGEEKRKREERYILIAQDRANQIRRKREEAETQRREDAELTRNYLEASKLADAEERRAAEERKLAMREVAQIQMQQMRDTRRRRTQEREDEKRAFNDTFKQIVEQEERVDACAARCIGNAIRDGENPKPIAAAMNRYLIASGAKPPRKAAQQKTSNIFNADVDTDSASEEENAEK